One Candidatus Ornithobacterium hominis genomic region harbors:
- a CDS encoding MlaE family ABC transporter permease has protein sequence MKILERFFTFLGHYVQVMSDVFKRPKNWKVYKNLVVRELYDLGVNSVGLVAILSLFMGAVLALQLYQNFKGAAFPVPDSYVGYATKVIIVLEFSSTIICIILAGKVGSFIASSIGTMRVTEQIDALEVMGVNSATFLILPKIIAALIFWPILLMFSIISSVLGGYLVGIFTGQWASVDFVEGLQMNFDTWFYTYSFIKMEVFAFIIATIPAYFGYTVKGGSLEVGRASTTAVVWTCIVLIISNLILTQMLL, from the coding sequence ATGAAAATATTAGAAAGATTTTTCACTTTTCTTGGTCACTACGTTCAAGTCATGTCAGACGTTTTCAAAAGACCAAAAAACTGGAAGGTTTATAAAAATCTTGTAGTCAGAGAACTATATGATCTTGGCGTGAACTCAGTAGGTTTAGTAGCAATTTTATCTCTATTTATGGGAGCCGTGTTGGCCTTACAACTGTATCAAAACTTCAAAGGAGCAGCATTTCCTGTGCCTGATTCATATGTCGGGTACGCAACAAAAGTCATCATTGTATTAGAATTTTCATCCACGATTATCTGTATTATTTTAGCTGGTAAAGTAGGCTCTTTTATTGCATCCAGTATTGGGACAATGCGGGTTACAGAGCAAATAGATGCATTGGAAGTCATGGGAGTAAATAGCGCCACATTTTTAATTTTACCAAAAATTATTGCAGCCTTGATCTTCTGGCCTATTTTATTGATGTTTTCGATTATCTCAAGCGTTTTAGGCGGCTATTTGGTCGGAATATTCACGGGGCAATGGGCATCGGTAGATTTTGTTGAAGGTTTACAAATGAACTTTGATACATGGTTTTACACCTATAGTTTTATAAAAATGGAAGTTTTTGCATTCATCATAGCCACAATCCCAGCCTACTTCGGCTATACGGTAAAAGGAGGTTCCTTAGAAGTTGGGAGAGCCAGCACCACCGCTGTGGTTTGGACATGCATAGTTTTAATTATTTCTAATCTAATCTTAACACAAATGCTGCTATGA
- a CDS encoding ABC transporter ATP-binding protein, which yields MIEVKNLKKSFGDKEVLKGIDTVFESGKTSLIIGSSGAGKTVFFKCLLGLFEPTSGEIIFEGLENNSKNADADRERREQIGTVFQYSALFDFLNVEQNVQFPLDMFTKMSTSEKKDRVHQALTRVNIEEDAFKKKPSEISGGMQKRVAIARAIVNSPKYLFCDEPNSGLDPETAIVIDNLISEITHENNITTVINSHDMNSVIEIGEKIVFLKDGLKAWEGTNEEIVFTDHEDVSEFVYSSNLMQHVRTAMQKEEKK from the coding sequence ATGATAGAAGTAAAAAATTTAAAAAAATCATTCGGAGACAAAGAAGTCTTAAAAGGAATAGACACTGTATTTGAAAGTGGGAAAACGAGTTTAATCATTGGCTCTAGTGGCGCTGGGAAAACAGTGTTTTTCAAATGTTTGCTAGGTTTGTTTGAACCTACAAGTGGAGAAATTATTTTTGAAGGCTTAGAAAATAATAGCAAAAATGCGGATGCCGACCGAGAACGACGAGAACAAATCGGTACCGTTTTCCAATACAGCGCTTTATTTGACTTTCTAAACGTGGAGCAGAACGTTCAATTCCCACTTGATATGTTTACAAAAATGAGCACATCAGAAAAAAAAGATCGCGTACACCAAGCCCTCACGCGAGTGAATATAGAGGAAGATGCTTTCAAGAAAAAACCATCTGAAATTTCAGGTGGAATGCAAAAAAGAGTTGCCATCGCCCGAGCCATTGTCAACAGCCCCAAATACCTATTTTGTGACGAGCCTAACTCTGGGCTCGACCCAGAAACAGCCATCGTTATCGATAATCTGATTAGCGAAATCACTCACGAGAACAACATCACAACCGTCATCAACTCACATGATATGAATTCGGTAATAGAAATTGGTGAGAAAATCGTTTTTTTAAAAGATGGCCTGAAAGCTTGGGAAGGCACCAATGAAGAAATTGTATTTACAGACCACGAAGATGTTTCAGAATTTGTGTACAGTTCAAATCTTATGCAACACGTAAGAACTGCAATGCAAAAAGAGGAAAAAAAATAA
- a CDS encoding porin family protein, with amino-acid sequence MKKITLLLLLVFTTAAHAQIGVKAGLTFNNDEGIFKSVNTAYQQKGKNNVGYHIGVFKEFKLAGFFVEPEILYVTYKNKYLAETNESFDVRYQRVDIPVSVGTTFAKLFKLQAGPVLSYYFKDNIDWKNVSDIKKDDFSIGLQLGAGVEFHKFHVDLRYDFPLSDRQTDFVKNQNLKFQTKNTPKLFHVSVGYEF; translated from the coding sequence ATGAAAAAAATAACTCTATTACTACTATTGGTATTTACCACTGCAGCACATGCACAAATCGGTGTAAAAGCAGGTTTAACCTTCAATAATGACGAAGGAATATTTAAATCAGTGAATACGGCTTATCAACAGAAAGGGAAAAATAATGTAGGATACCACATAGGCGTTTTCAAAGAATTTAAATTAGCTGGATTTTTTGTGGAACCTGAAATCCTGTACGTAACTTATAAAAATAAATATTTAGCTGAAACAAATGAATCTTTTGATGTACGCTATCAAAGAGTTGACATACCAGTAAGCGTTGGGACAACTTTTGCAAAACTATTTAAACTACAAGCCGGCCCCGTTTTATCTTATTATTTCAAAGACAACATCGACTGGAAAAATGTTTCAGACATCAAAAAAGATGACTTCTCCATAGGTTTACAGCTGGGTGCAGGCGTAGAGTTTCATAAATTTCATGTAGACTTACGCTATGACTTCCCATTGAGTGATAGGCAAACGGACTTTGTGAAAAACCAAAATTTAAAATTCCAAACCAAGAATACCCCAAAGTTATTTCACGTGAGTGTAGGTTATGAATTTTAA
- the ribH gene encoding 6,7-dimethyl-8-ribityllumazine synthase — MATTNLSQYDKGKVANAKPYKFGIVVSQWNKHITHALQKGAVDTLIDLGAEIDNIMIVEVPGSFELIYGAKVIAEECDAVIVIGCVIRGETAHFDYVCQGVTQGIKDLNVQQNTPVIFCVLTDENEQQSLSRSGGEHGNKGVEAAVVAIHMAVLKNKLIR; from the coding sequence ATGGCAACAACCAATTTATCACAATACGACAAAGGGAAAGTAGCCAATGCCAAACCCTATAAGTTTGGCATTGTTGTTTCCCAATGGAATAAACACATTACCCACGCTCTGCAAAAGGGCGCTGTGGATACATTGATTGATTTAGGTGCAGAAATAGATAATATCATGATAGTGGAAGTCCCTGGCAGTTTTGAGCTGATTTATGGAGCAAAAGTCATTGCAGAAGAATGCGATGCCGTTATTGTGATTGGTTGTGTCATCAGAGGAGAAACCGCTCATTTCGACTACGTATGCCAAGGCGTTACACAAGGAATCAAAGACCTGAATGTTCAACAGAATACACCCGTAATTTTTTGTGTATTGACAGATGAAAATGAGCAGCAATCCTTATCTCGTTCTGGCGGAGAACATGGAAACAAAGGCGTAGAAGCAGCTGTGGTGGCAATACATATGGCGGTTCTTAAAAATAAATTAATCCGTTAA
- the rnhA gene encoding ribonuclease HI: MKIFAYTDGSSRGNPGRGGYGVVLIAPEKRVKKEFSMGFRKTTNNRMELLAAIVALEKLKAPQQDITIFTDSKYVCNAVNKRWVFNWEKTGYKSKKNPDLWQRFLRNFRKHQVKMEWVKGHAGYHWNELADQLATQAADAKDLKIDLGYERQENFNF, translated from the coding sequence ATGAAAATTTTTGCTTACACAGATGGCTCCTCGCGAGGAAACCCTGGCCGCGGAGGCTATGGTGTAGTACTAATTGCACCTGAGAAAAGAGTGAAGAAAGAATTTTCAATGGGTTTTAGAAAAACCACCAATAATAGGATGGAATTACTGGCAGCGATTGTAGCCTTAGAAAAATTAAAAGCTCCACAGCAGGATATTACCATCTTTACGGACTCCAAATATGTATGTAATGCAGTCAATAAAAGATGGGTTTTTAACTGGGAAAAAACAGGCTACAAAAGCAAGAAAAACCCTGATTTATGGCAAAGATTTCTGAGGAATTTTCGTAAACATCAAGTCAAAATGGAATGGGTTAAAGGACACGCTGGCTACCATTGGAATGAATTAGCTGACCAATTGGCTACTCAAGCTGCTGATGCCAAAGACCTGAAAATAGACTTGGGCTACGAAAGACAAGAGAACTTTAATTTTTAA
- a CDS encoding group III truncated hemoglobin produces MKDIQDIEDVKQMVDSFYGKIRKDELLGPIFNGLIQDRWAEHLEKMYAFWETVLLDNHSYYGSPFAPHATMDVQKHHFERWVEIFNANMDSLFAGEIADEAKWRAAKMAEMFNYKIQYIRENRL; encoded by the coding sequence ATGAAAGATATTCAAGATATAGAAGATGTGAAACAAATGGTTGATTCCTTCTACGGGAAAATCCGAAAGGATGAGCTGCTTGGTCCTATTTTCAACGGATTGATACAGGATAGATGGGCAGAACATTTAGAAAAAATGTATGCTTTTTGGGAAACTGTTTTGCTAGATAATCATTCATACTACGGGAGTCCATTTGCCCCGCATGCCACGATGGATGTGCAAAAACATCATTTTGAACGTTGGGTAGAAATATTCAATGCTAATATGGATTCACTTTTTGCAGGTGAAATTGCAGATGAAGCTAAATGGAGAGCTGCAAAAATGGCTGAAATGTTTAATTATAAAATTCAATATATCAGAGAAAACAGATTGTAG
- the rpiB gene encoding ribose 5-phosphate isomerase B, with translation MKIAIGADHAGFELKEEIKDLLTIKGFETEDFGTFSTASVDYPDFAHPTADAVEKGDADLGILLCGSGNGIAMAANKHQSIRAAICWETELAKLARQHNDANILVLPARFIEKSDAFAIVEAFLGTKFEGGRHQNRVEKIACI, from the coding sequence ATGAAAATAGCCATCGGTGCAGACCACGCAGGTTTTGAACTAAAGGAAGAAATTAAAGACTTATTAACAATAAAAGGTTTTGAAACAGAGGATTTTGGAACTTTTTCCACCGCAAGTGTTGATTACCCCGATTTCGCTCACCCTACTGCTGATGCTGTGGAAAAAGGAGATGCTGACTTAGGGATTTTGCTCTGTGGTTCTGGCAATGGAATTGCGATGGCCGCTAATAAGCATCAGAGCATTAGAGCGGCGATTTGCTGGGAAACTGAATTGGCAAAATTAGCGCGTCAACACAATGATGCAAATATTTTGGTATTGCCAGCTCGTTTTATTGAAAAAAGTGATGCTTTTGCCATTGTTGAAGCTTTTTTGGGTACAAAATTCGAAGGAGGAAGACACCAAAATAGAGTTGAAAAAATTGCTTGTATATAG
- a CDS encoding phosphoglycerate kinase gives MKTLNDFNFKDKKVLIRVDFNVPQDKDLKVTDTTRIESAKPTILKVLEDGGSVILMTHLGRPKGKKVGEMSLKHIADKVSDVIGVVVEVADDVVGEDAKEKAKNLKPGGVLMLENLRFREEEEQGEENFAKQLAELGDFYINDAFGTAHREHASTAVIAKYFKDKCFGYLMQKELEAIDKVLKNSDSPVTAILGGAKVSSKITVIDNILPAVDNLIIGGGMAYTFIKAQGGNIGNSIVEEDKTDLALKILKKAEEENVKVYLPIDIVVADDFNNGADSKVVKANEIPDGWQGLDVGPETLEKLSKVIEESKTILWNGPVGVFEFENFAKGTKAIADAIENATKNGAFSLVGGGDSVAAVKQFNYEDKVSYVSTGGGAMLESLEGKKLPGVAAMEN, from the coding sequence ATGAAAACACTTAACGATTTTAATTTTAAAGATAAAAAAGTTTTGATTCGTGTAGACTTCAATGTTCCGCAAGATAAGGACTTAAAAGTAACGGATACAACGAGAATTGAATCAGCTAAACCTACGATTTTAAAGGTTTTGGAAGACGGCGGAAGTGTAATTCTAATGACACATTTGGGGCGCCCAAAAGGTAAAAAGGTAGGAGAAATGTCTTTGAAGCATATAGCAGATAAAGTCTCTGATGTGATTGGCGTTGTGGTAGAGGTGGCTGATGACGTTGTGGGTGAAGATGCTAAAGAAAAAGCTAAAAACTTGAAACCAGGGGGTGTTTTAATGCTAGAAAATTTAAGATTCAGAGAAGAAGAAGAGCAAGGTGAAGAGAATTTTGCTAAGCAATTGGCGGAATTGGGCGATTTCTACATCAATGATGCCTTTGGTACGGCTCACCGTGAACACGCTTCTACAGCTGTTATTGCTAAATATTTTAAAGATAAGTGCTTTGGCTACTTGATGCAAAAAGAGCTGGAAGCGATAGATAAAGTATTGAAAAACAGTGACTCACCAGTTACTGCGATTTTGGGTGGAGCTAAGGTTTCTTCTAAAATTACAGTGATAGATAATATTTTACCAGCGGTGGATAACTTGATCATCGGTGGAGGGATGGCTTACACTTTTATAAAAGCACAGGGTGGTAATATTGGAAATTCTATTGTGGAAGAGGATAAAACGGATTTGGCACTTAAAATTTTGAAAAAGGCAGAAGAGGAAAACGTAAAAGTTTATTTGCCGATAGATATTGTAGTTGCCGATGATTTTAATAATGGTGCAGACTCTAAAGTAGTAAAAGCCAATGAAATACCAGATGGATGGCAGGGGTTGGATGTTGGGCCAGAGACATTGGAGAAATTATCTAAAGTTATAGAAGAATCAAAAACAATTCTTTGGAACGGGCCAGTAGGTGTCTTTGAATTTGAAAATTTTGCTAAAGGAACTAAAGCAATCGCTGATGCGATAGAAAATGCAACTAAAAATGGTGCTTTCTCTCTTGTGGGTGGTGGTGATTCTGTAGCTGCTGTGAAGCAATTTAACTATGAAGATAAGGTAAGTTACGTCTCCACAGGTGGTGGCGCTATGCTAGAAAGTTTAGAGGGTAAAAAACTACCTGGTGTTGCTGCAATGGAAAATTAA
- a CDS encoding MarC family protein, protein MNFDFDQIISVSLVLFAVIDIIGSIPLIVSLREKAGGHIQSEKATLVATFMLILFLFLGERILLLFGLDSSTFAVAGSIVLFTLALEMILGIEINKYTEPKTVSIVPIAFPLIAGAGSLTTVLSLRAAYQVENIIIGIIVNMIFVYLILKFANLITNFLGSGIISVMQKIFGIILLAISIKLFTTNLSLLIEKL, encoded by the coding sequence ATGAATTTTGATTTTGACCAAATTATATCCGTATCATTGGTTTTATTTGCTGTGATAGACATCATAGGGAGCATTCCTCTCATTGTAAGTCTGCGAGAAAAAGCTGGAGGGCATATTCAATCTGAAAAAGCAACCTTAGTCGCCACTTTTATGCTCATTCTCTTTCTATTCTTGGGTGAGAGAATTTTACTTTTATTTGGTTTAGATTCATCAACTTTTGCCGTTGCAGGTTCCATTGTACTTTTTACACTAGCTTTAGAGATGATTTTAGGCATTGAAATCAATAAATATACAGAACCCAAAACAGTATCTATCGTCCCTATAGCATTTCCTTTGATTGCTGGTGCAGGTTCACTCACCACAGTTTTATCTTTACGAGCCGCCTACCAGGTAGAGAACATCATTATAGGCATCATTGTCAATATGATTTTTGTCTATTTAATTCTTAAATTCGCCAATCTCATTACCAACTTTCTAGGTTCTGGCATCATTAGCGTGATGCAAAAAATATTTGGAATCATTCTATTAGCGATTTCTATCAAACTTTTCACTACAAATTTGAGTTTACTAATAGAAAAACTGTAA
- a CDS encoding BatD family protein, producing MKKYFYIVLIFGLQISLLQAQIRIEVQPSKKMVNVGDIVEINFTISAQQNFDLGHLEWPNVEKTRFLGNSKQTNFVNRNGETIFQKIETLVLRAEQEGNIYIPPVKVEINGKIYRSNELNIEVQKSKKINNPSQQNQSIFLAVELSNQSVYINQPVIATVKLYAFSYDALRRRTELKTPGLNDFQVKKISNYTQRDFNQETVGNRTYVSEEVGQFQLIAQKVGELIIPSFEVTLAIPVGFLDEKLVDVSSDPVKIKVKQLPENSPKNFTGAIGKFKINTFADKKFIKTNESLQFEIEVIGEGNLSMLQMPELNLSKDLEVYKPTRHQKFQSTTSGEKGKLVYTYLIVPQYGGEYTIPSISFSYFNLENQSYETINSEPIDLVVEGAAKPQMPKANEDEINKYSVNQINSEDLMNENSNAHAVEKDSILNIKIPEIRKEDLSKIQNNLKNYWYYWLIPSGVLMFAFLCFLLIKSKKIEKKEDKRAYIKEELKIFDTYVKDNNSEKSVQKAEAILNEISAYLAQEDKIQKIEVNQIFKGLKNKIDLYRYAGSTSSLKLAELKKDLHFLVMESLR from the coding sequence TTGAAAAAGTATTTTTACATAGTATTAATTTTTGGTTTACAAATTTCTTTACTACAGGCTCAAATTCGAATTGAGGTGCAGCCTAGTAAAAAAATGGTAAATGTGGGTGATATTGTGGAAATTAATTTTACTATCAGTGCTCAGCAAAATTTTGATTTAGGACATTTAGAGTGGCCCAATGTAGAGAAAACGCGGTTTCTAGGCAATAGCAAGCAGACAAATTTTGTGAATAGAAATGGTGAAACTATCTTTCAGAAAATTGAAACGCTTGTGCTCAGGGCTGAGCAAGAAGGAAACATTTATATCCCACCTGTGAAGGTTGAAATCAACGGGAAAATTTACCGTAGCAATGAGCTGAATATTGAAGTTCAAAAATCAAAAAAAATCAACAATCCCAGCCAACAAAACCAAAGTATATTCTTGGCTGTAGAGCTATCAAACCAATCAGTCTACATCAATCAACCTGTGATTGCTACCGTGAAATTATATGCTTTTTCTTACGATGCACTACGTCGAAGAACTGAACTTAAAACGCCAGGGCTAAATGATTTCCAGGTGAAAAAAATTTCTAATTATACACAGCGAGATTTTAACCAAGAAACTGTGGGTAATCGTACTTATGTATCTGAAGAAGTCGGTCAATTTCAGCTCATTGCTCAAAAAGTTGGGGAATTAATTATTCCATCTTTTGAAGTGACATTGGCCATCCCAGTTGGTTTTCTAGATGAGAAATTGGTAGATGTGAGCTCTGATCCTGTGAAAATAAAAGTAAAGCAGTTACCAGAAAATTCACCCAAAAACTTTACTGGTGCAATAGGGAAATTTAAAATTAATACGTTTGCTGACAAAAAGTTTATAAAAACCAACGAATCTTTGCAATTTGAAATAGAAGTCATTGGTGAAGGAAATCTATCTATGCTACAAATGCCAGAATTAAATTTAAGCAAAGATTTAGAAGTTTATAAGCCTACACGCCATCAGAAATTTCAATCTACAACATCGGGTGAAAAAGGAAAATTAGTTTATACCTATCTAATTGTTCCTCAGTATGGAGGAGAATATACCATTCCTTCCATTTCATTTTCTTATTTTAATTTAGAAAATCAATCTTATGAAACTATTAATTCTGAACCCATTGACTTAGTGGTGGAGGGGGCAGCAAAACCTCAAATGCCGAAAGCTAATGAAGATGAAATTAATAAATATTCTGTAAATCAAATCAATTCTGAAGATTTAATGAATGAAAATTCTAATGCTCACGCAGTTGAAAAAGATAGTATTCTAAATATTAAAATCCCTGAAATTAGAAAAGAAGATTTGTCTAAAATTCAGAATAATTTAAAAAATTATTGGTACTATTGGCTTATCCCTAGCGGAGTTTTAATGTTTGCTTTCCTATGTTTTTTGCTAATAAAAAGCAAAAAAATCGAAAAAAAAGAAGATAAAAGAGCTTATATCAAAGAAGAATTGAAAATCTTTGATACATATGTGAAGGATAATAATTCTGAAAAATCAGTACAAAAAGCGGAAGCTATTTTAAACGAAATATCAGCGTATTTGGCTCAAGAAGATAAAATTCAAAAAATAGAAGTGAATCAAATTTTCAAAGGCTTAAAAAATAAAATTGATTTGTACCGCTATGCAGGCTCTACTTCTTCACTAAAACTGGCTGAATTGAAAAAAGATTTGCACTTTCTTGTTATGGAATCATTAAGATAA
- a CDS encoding tetratricopeptide repeat protein gives MRGINFYFFPIYLLLSSFLFSQSLEEKELIAEGNEFFSQQKWELAQAKYAKALTLRPSSVKANYNMGNLLYEQNLFSKAQPYFERAAQNAQSAQQKARIFHNLGNTFMRLKKYKEAEKAYKNSLLQNPKDNETRYNFALAKKLLNLKEKQENKNKENKPEPSDFALKVKTEADEATQNFEFSKALEIMQKGLEKDSTLNHFQDFMTKLKEITLLDSIK, from the coding sequence TTGAGAGGTATAAATTTTTATTTTTTCCCCATTTATTTATTACTAAGCTCTTTTCTTTTTAGTCAATCCTTGGAAGAAAAAGAATTAATTGCTGAAGGGAATGAATTTTTCTCTCAACAAAAATGGGAACTGGCTCAGGCTAAGTATGCAAAAGCTTTGACTTTACGCCCTTCTTCGGTAAAGGCTAATTACAATATGGGCAATCTATTGTATGAGCAAAATTTATTTTCTAAAGCTCAGCCTTATTTTGAACGAGCTGCTCAAAATGCTCAGTCAGCTCAGCAGAAAGCACGTATTTTCCATAATTTAGGTAATACCTTTATGAGGTTAAAAAAATATAAAGAAGCTGAAAAAGCTTATAAAAATTCGCTATTGCAAAACCCAAAAGATAATGAAACACGCTATAATTTTGCACTGGCAAAAAAATTGCTAAACTTAAAGGAAAAACAAGAGAATAAAAATAAAGAAAACAAACCTGAGCCTTCAGATTTTGCCCTAAAAGTAAAAACTGAAGCTGATGAGGCTACACAAAATTTTGAATTTTCTAAGGCTTTAGAAATTATGCAAAAAGGTTTAGAAAAAGATTCTACGCTAAATCATTTTCAGGATTTTATGACTAAATTAAAAGAAATAACACTACTGGATTCCATCAAATGA
- a CDS encoding VWA domain-containing protein, whose product MMAMAWEKPMYALLFIGIIILSYFFYRLIHWQKKALQSFADTRLRNQIFEGKETNLPRLKYIFLFLSLIFAILAMMGPMWGKEEQEIKREGISLVIALDLSTSMNAQDIAPSRLEKSKKFITTYLDKLGGDKVGLVIFAGGAYNVSPLTSDYNALNNYIEGFSTQLIWNQGTDFSKALKKSIEIFDTSPNTSKAIILISDGEDHEPEVEAATKLAKENKIQIFSVGVGSSNAVPIPLRDDYGDFYYKEDKNGNMVLTSFHETKLRFIAEKTGGKYLKLENIDKSVNDLKSEINNLEKTQSNQYFIYNKKQQFQWFLGIAILFIFIYTLTSDKLKLKF is encoded by the coding sequence ATGATGGCTATGGCGTGGGAAAAACCAATGTATGCACTGTTATTTATTGGAATTATAATTTTATCTTATTTTTTTTACCGATTAATCCATTGGCAAAAAAAAGCTTTGCAATCTTTTGCAGATACTCGCCTGAGAAATCAAATTTTTGAAGGAAAAGAAACAAATTTACCGAGGCTTAAATATATTTTTTTATTTCTTTCTCTGATTTTCGCCATTTTGGCAATGATGGGCCCCATGTGGGGCAAAGAAGAACAAGAAATAAAAAGAGAAGGCATCAGCTTAGTCATTGCTTTAGATTTATCTACCAGCATGAATGCGCAAGATATAGCCCCGAGCCGCTTAGAAAAATCAAAAAAGTTTATCACTACTTATTTAGATAAATTGGGCGGAGACAAAGTTGGTTTAGTTATTTTTGCTGGTGGAGCTTATAATGTTTCACCTTTGACTTCAGATTATAATGCTTTAAATAACTACATTGAAGGTTTTTCTACCCAACTGATTTGGAATCAAGGTACTGATTTTTCTAAAGCCTTAAAAAAAAGTATAGAAATTTTTGACACTTCTCCCAACACCAGTAAAGCTATTATCTTAATTAGTGATGGGGAAGACCACGAACCCGAAGTAGAAGCAGCCACCAAATTAGCTAAAGAAAATAAAATTCAAATCTTCAGCGTAGGGGTAGGCTCTAGCAATGCCGTTCCTATCCCGCTGAGAGATGACTACGGTGATTTCTATTATAAAGAAGATAAAAATGGAAATATGGTTTTAACAAGTTTTCATGAAACCAAATTGCGTTTCATTGCAGAAAAAACTGGTGGTAAATACCTGAAGTTAGAAAATATAGATAAAAGTGTAAATGATTTAAAATCAGAAATTAATAATTTAGAAAAAACTCAAAGCAACCAATATTTCATCTACAACAAAAAGCAACAATTTCAATGGTTTTTGGGCATTGCAATTTTATTTATATTTATATATACTTTAACATCAGATAAACTCAAGCTGAAATTCTAA
- a CDS encoding vWA domain-containing protein, producing MQSFEFAQPWFLLLLLSIPLFIFYRLANKNRLTNAVKMPSLKSFQQTSSYLKHVDSFLFSLRMLALALMVIAFARPRKVDISTQVKSTEGVDIMMVVDLSLSMLARDLKPNRIAALQNVATTFVNQRISDRIGLVVYSGEAVTKVPLTSDRGVLTHQLLNLQLEELEPGTAIGLGLATAINHLEHSKAKSKVVLLITDGGESPVEYGNTQIYISPENAAKIAKDKNIKVYTIGIGTKGYIPLPLGYEDWPQSLFQLDESLLQYIAQETNGAYFRATDNQKLESIYNEINQLEKTEINEIKYYNYTEHFRTFLIWAIILLFIEIFSRTYFFKSIN from the coding sequence ATGCAAAGCTTTGAGTTTGCCCAGCCGTGGTTTTTATTACTTTTATTAAGCATCCCGTTGTTTATTTTTTACCGACTGGCTAATAAAAATCGACTAACTAATGCTGTGAAAATGCCTTCACTCAAAAGTTTTCAGCAAACCTCTAGCTACTTAAAGCACGTTGATTCTTTTTTATTTAGCTTACGTATGTTGGCATTAGCACTCATGGTAATTGCTTTTGCTCGCCCTCGAAAAGTAGACATCAGTACGCAAGTGAAATCAACTGAAGGTGTAGACATTATGATGGTGGTAGATTTATCGCTAAGTATGCTGGCACGTGATTTAAAACCCAACCGAATTGCAGCTTTACAAAATGTAGCAACAACTTTTGTAAATCAAAGAATCAGCGACCGAATAGGCTTAGTCGTTTACTCAGGCGAGGCGGTAACAAAAGTTCCTTTAACTTCCGATAGGGGTGTGTTGACTCATCAATTGCTCAATTTGCAATTGGAAGAGCTAGAACCTGGCACAGCCATTGGCCTTGGCTTGGCTACTGCTATCAATCACCTAGAGCATAGTAAGGCAAAAAGTAAAGTCGTCTTGCTGATAACAGATGGTGGAGAAAGCCCAGTAGAATATGGGAATACTCAAATTTACATTAGCCCAGAAAACGCTGCAAAAATAGCCAAGGATAAAAACATAAAGGTTTACACCATTGGCATTGGAACAAAAGGTTACATCCCGCTACCATTGGGCTACGAAGACTGGCCTCAGTCACTTTTTCAATTAGATGAAAGTTTGCTGCAATACATTGCTCAGGAAACTAACGGGGCTTACTTTCGGGCGACAGACAATCAAAAATTAGAATCAATTTATAATGAAATTAATCAATTGGAAAAAACAGAAATCAATGAGATAAAATATTATAACTACACTGAGCATTTTCGCACTTTTTTGATTTGGGCGATTATCTTATTATTTATAGAAATTTTTTCTCGAACTTATTTTTTTAAATCTATAAACTAA